The uncultured Hyphomonas sp. genome includes a window with the following:
- a CDS encoding M10 family metallopeptidase C-terminal domain-containing protein, with product MTTSYSDLEYLVNYYNLTGSLAGTSTVPGIALSEEGGNYIVTYTHFTGYADIIAASYYDGADDEVQHIVDSMDYNSDIETALETILNPTGNYSALFSDVANIDFQEETSGTGTITFAQVDGGFPYFSSQAISAGVYRYLPGTFDDPTDRYGDIWINTDHDATDGDGIFSEYNFWEKSGTIQPGTTAYKILMEEISHALGIDIYDEHGVARDSDLNSQKYTVTSYNSHPDMVYETTIIAGYNESYVIEEALGNPWPSSLGVFDIAALQAIYGADTTTRLGDTTYKMGSGEAFGATASDAFVYTIWDAGGDHDTIDATGYSNGVQIDLREGHFSSIGKSGGVFGSRVDWDSGSYDAGNVGIAYGAEIEDAIGSSHDDHLIGNDLGNILIGGEGDDTLDGGDGVDTADYSQDAAAGGTGAITVDLATSDGNAGDRVFDGWGDEDTVSEIERFVTGAGNDTFKTESVGGRTFEGGAGDDTVDYMGSGLVLDLRSYTGTQDMRVFNSEGSFDNLSGIERATGSGRILLDGSTDLEALPFESYLVDPVYPYTSIPIAFRYTTGFSALDYSSLDSGLNFDLRIRDGVGGSGPYQDGAGNYLTATITGTGVNHSFDHWAGTIYGTNHGDTYSLHYFRAYELYTGTGDDTVILQRSAFHQQIIHYSGGDDTYYITDDLEEVRLDASIVLADITIGAITTRPDDYGFSCTLTIENHGTINLVYDGHPGDTIYVALDAGGVITFTNPVANGELLGFEANISGSSTVASAFSGNWGDNSWTGTDGYDQTYYAYGGNDRVIGADGNNTLYGGEGEDVLEGGTGDNILNAGLGDDVIYFGQGDDTASGGDGADTFILQAGSAKDSVITDFDIAEDTLILTNIEDATALGDISYTTDPGGDTLTFGNSQTLTLQGISFADLSSANIEFAPSDPAPLPPEPFSSQYDSPSTSGDIYPNTLFGSYKIYGLDGNDNIYGQYGQHYYMYGGTGNDSLYGGNGDDLLNGGEGFDFLSGGAGNDSYMFEITDYGFEGIVEEDGTDALFIPADLSKEELAFSISGDSLTISSTRPFFSWTTIEIYTQFADSGFDGAIEYIVVDDEVHDLNIVAQSGFSSASLVSVDIETPIARDDLIEVSVDEIVTGNVFADNGSGIDYDLSSAFLISEELSLQGAWGSFILNADGSFVLDPAVYFDGTVSFDYTLTDSDSNQSDATITLDISLPVNYMYGTAVADTLDGGVGDDIIDAGAGNDTLYGAGGDDTLDGGDGIDTADYSNAAAGVIVSLQLSEASDDGDEGSDTLTNIENVIGSAYNDQLRGNGADNELHGGAGDDLVYGADGTDYLYGDAGNDDLRGQSDDVDYLYGGADNDTLYGGAGDELYGGTGNDVMRGYGGTGVFDGGDGEDRIWWRNSSEGIEADLDAGTATDESSNVATIVDVEHLTGSGYADTFYGDSGNNTLDGQDGNDELHGRGGADTLYGRVGDDELYGDAGDDELYGKEDDDILDGGADNDTLKGGTGNDRLIGGTGDDLLYGEADNDTLIGGDGDDVLSAGAGTDVMLGGIGDDRMYGGSGVDTFGFVENDTYVDRAYDFTYGEDKINLTDLLSGFNSGTDDIDDFVAIVHTGARFDVWVDKDGTGTSESMEQIGKIFTNISDTLTAEDLLSNGTLVIDQAIV from the coding sequence ATGACCACGTCATATTCAGATTTAGAGTATTTAGTAAACTACTACAACTTGACCGGAAGTTTGGCGGGCACTTCGACTGTGCCCGGTATTGCGCTGTCTGAAGAAGGCGGGAACTACATTGTCACCTACACGCACTTCACTGGTTATGCCGATATTATTGCTGCAAGTTACTATGACGGTGCAGACGATGAAGTACAGCACATCGTAGATAGCATGGACTACAATTCTGATATTGAGACCGCGCTAGAAACTATCTTGAATCCTACCGGAAACTACTCCGCCCTTTTTTCTGATGTCGCCAATATTGACTTTCAAGAAGAAACAAGTGGGACAGGTACAATCACTTTTGCTCAAGTAGATGGCGGCTTTCCATACTTCTCTTCGCAGGCGATATCTGCAGGCGTGTATCGTTATCTGCCTGGCACTTTTGATGACCCGACTGATCGTTATGGGGACATTTGGATAAATACGGATCATGATGCGACCGACGGCGATGGAATTTTTTCAGAATATAACTTTTGGGAAAAAAGCGGTACTATTCAGCCTGGGACAACTGCCTACAAGATTCTTATGGAAGAAATAAGCCACGCGCTGGGCATCGACATTTATGATGAGCACGGAGTAGCGCGTGACAGTGACCTGAATTCTCAAAAATACACCGTTACATCTTACAATTCTCATCCCGACATGGTTTACGAAACCACAATTATCGCCGGATATAACGAAAGCTACGTCATCGAAGAAGCTTTGGGCAATCCTTGGCCTTCGTCCCTTGGCGTTTTTGATATAGCTGCGCTGCAAGCAATTTATGGCGCAGATACAACAACCCGGCTGGGCGATACGACGTACAAGATGGGTTCCGGTGAGGCCTTTGGCGCAACGGCGTCGGATGCATTCGTCTATACAATCTGGGATGCGGGTGGCGATCACGATACCATTGATGCGACCGGGTACTCGAATGGTGTGCAGATTGACTTGCGCGAAGGGCATTTCAGTTCGATTGGCAAGAGCGGCGGCGTGTTCGGATCACGAGTGGACTGGGACAGCGGTTCATATGATGCCGGGAATGTCGGCATTGCTTACGGCGCAGAGATCGAGGATGCGATTGGCTCCTCCCACGACGATCACCTGATCGGCAACGATCTGGGCAACATCCTCATTGGTGGCGAAGGCGATGATACGCTGGATGGTGGCGATGGCGTTGATACGGCGGATTACTCCCAGGACGCAGCGGCGGGCGGCACTGGTGCGATTACGGTCGACCTTGCGACTTCTGACGGCAATGCTGGTGACCGAGTGTTTGATGGATGGGGTGACGAAGACACTGTGTCGGAAATTGAACGGTTCGTTACCGGGGCTGGCAACGATACCTTCAAAACGGAATCCGTAGGCGGCAGAACTTTCGAAGGTGGTGCTGGCGATGATACTGTTGATTATATGGGCAGCGGTCTTGTGCTGGATTTACGCAGCTATACAGGCACCCAAGATATGAGGGTGTTTAATTCCGAAGGCTCTTTTGACAATCTTTCGGGGATTGAGCGCGCAACTGGTTCGGGAAGGATTTTATTGGATGGCAGCACCGACCTTGAAGCACTGCCTTTTGAAAGTTATCTGGTAGATCCTGTTTATCCGTATACGAGCATCCCCATCGCCTTTCGTTATACTACAGGATTTTCTGCCCTTGATTATTCTAGCCTCGATAGCGGATTGAATTTTGATCTGCGTATTCGTGATGGTGTTGGAGGCAGCGGCCCGTATCAAGACGGCGCAGGAAATTATTTGACTGCGACCATTACTGGAACAGGTGTGAACCATAGTTTTGATCATTGGGCCGGCACAATTTACGGCACAAACCATGGGGACACATACAGTCTGCACTACTTTAGAGCATACGAATTATATACTGGCACTGGTGATGACACCGTAATTTTGCAGCGCTCCGCCTTTCATCAGCAGATCATTCATTATTCGGGAGGCGATGATACATATTACATCACCGATGATCTTGAGGAAGTTAGACTAGATGCTTCAATAGTTCTCGCTGATATAACTATAGGCGCTATTACCACCCGTCCCGATGATTATGGTTTTAGCTGCACACTGACGATAGAAAATCATGGCACTATAAATCTAGTTTACGATGGCCATCCCGGTGACACCATATATGTAGCTCTTGATGCTGGCGGTGTAATTACATTTACCAACCCTGTTGCTAATGGCGAGCTCCTCGGGTTTGAGGCAAATATTTCAGGTAGCAGTACAGTTGCATCTGCCTTTTCGGGTAACTGGGGAGATAATTCATGGACCGGGACAGATGGGTACGATCAGACATATTATGCCTATGGTGGGAATGACCGTGTCATTGGAGCTGATGGGAATAATACGCTTTACGGGGGTGAAGGAGAAGATGTTCTTGAAGGTGGGACGGGTGATAACATTCTGAACGCCGGACTTGGCGATGATGTGATCTATTTCGGTCAGGGCGACGACACTGCGAGCGGGGGTGATGGTGCAGATACCTTCATCCTGCAGGCCGGGAGCGCCAAGGACTCCGTGATTACGGATTTTGACATTGCCGAAGACACACTGATTTTGACGAACATTGAGGACGCGACGGCGCTTGGGGACATTTCCTATACAACCGATCCAGGCGGCGACACTCTGACATTCGGAAATTCTCAAACCCTGACACTGCAGGGGATCAGCTTTGCCGATCTTTCCAGCGCGAATATTGAGTTCGCTCCCAGTGACCCTGCTCCCCTGCCGCCGGAACCGTTTTCAAGCCAGTATGACAGCCCCAGTACGAGCGGCGATATTTATCCGAACACATTGTTTGGCAGCTACAAAATTTATGGCCTTGATGGAAATGACAACATCTACGGGCAATACGGCCAACACTATTACATGTATGGCGGCACGGGGAATGACTCTCTTTATGGAGGCAATGGAGACGATCTTCTCAATGGCGGTGAAGGCTTCGACTTTCTCAGCGGGGGAGCTGGCAATGACTCTTATATGTTTGAGATCACCGATTACGGTTTTGAGGGAATTGTAGAGGAGGACGGCACCGACGCCTTGTTCATTCCCGCTGATCTGAGCAAGGAGGAACTTGCTTTCAGCATCAGCGGTGACAGTCTCACAATCTCTTCCACCCGTCCTTTTTTCTCCTGGACGACTATAGAGATTTACACCCAGTTTGCTGATTCCGGCTTTGATGGGGCGATTGAGTATATCGTGGTCGACGACGAGGTTCATGACCTTAACATTGTTGCGCAGTCTGGTTTTAGCAGCGCTTCGCTCGTCAGTGTCGATATCGAAACGCCAATTGCCCGCGATGATTTGATCGAGGTCAGCGTCGATGAAATCGTAACCGGAAACGTTTTCGCCGATAACGGAAGCGGCATTGATTATGATCTGAGCAGTGCGTTTCTCATTTCCGAGGAGCTTTCGCTGCAAGGAGCATGGGGAAGCTTCATCCTGAATGCTGACGGCAGCTTTGTTCTCGACCCGGCTGTTTATTTTGACGGGACCGTGAGCTTTGATTACACACTCACGGATTCCGACAGCAATCAGAGTGACGCTACGATCACCCTCGATATCAGCCTGCCCGTAAATTACATGTACGGTACGGCTGTCGCGGATACTCTCGATGGGGGCGTTGGTGATGACATCATAGATGCTGGAGCTGGCAACGACACCCTTTATGGAGCTGGAGGGGATGACACGCTGGATGGAGGCGACGGCATTGACACCGCCGATTACTCAAATGCCGCTGCGGGCGTGATTGTGAGCCTTCAACTTTCAGAAGCTTCGGACGATGGCGATGAGGGAAGCGATACTCTGACCAACATCGAAAACGTCATTGGCAGTGCCTATAACGACCAGCTTCGCGGGAACGGAGCCGACAATGAATTGCATGGTGGTGCGGGCGACGACCTGGTCTATGGCGCAGACGGCACCGACTATCTTTACGGCGATGCCGGGAATGACGATCTGCGTGGTCAAAGCGATGATGTGGATTACCTCTATGGCGGCGCAGACAACGACACACTGTATGGGGGCGCGGGTGACGAGCTCTATGGCGGCACCGGAAATGACGTGATGCGCGGCTATGGCGGTACTGGCGTGTTTGATGGCGGTGACGGCGAAGACCGTATCTGGTGGCGCAATTCCAGCGAAGGCATCGAAGCCGACCTGGATGCCGGAACAGCCACAGATGAAAGCAGCAACGTGGCGACCATCGTAGATGTAGAGCATCTGACCGGCTCGGGTTATGCCGACACCTTCTACGGTGATAGCGGAAATAATACTCTCGATGGTCAGGACGGCAATGATGAGCTGCATGGCCGCGGGGGTGCCGACACCCTTTATGGCCGTGTTGGCGATGATGAGCTGTATGGAGATGCCGGAGACGACGAGCTCTACGGCAAAGAAGATGACGATATTCTTGACGGCGGTGCCGATAATGACACGCTCAAAGGCGGCACAGGAAACGACCGCCTGATTGGCGGCACCGGGGATGACTTGCTCTATGGTGAAGCCGACAATGATACTCTGATTGGCGGCGATGGCGATGACGTGCTTTCTGCCGGAGCCGGAACAGATGTGATGCTCGGCGGCATTGGTGATGACCGCATGTATGGTGGCAGCGGCGTTGATACGTTCGGGTTTGTCGAGAACGACACATATGTGGATCGCGCCTATGACTTCACCTACGGTGAGGACAAAATCAATCTCACAGACTTGCTGAGCGGCTTTAACAGCGGCACGGACGATATCGATGACTTCGTGGCGATTGTTCACACTGGCGCGCGCTTCGATGTTTGGGTCGATAAAGACGGCACAGGTACGTCAGAGAGTATGGAGCAGATCGGAAAAATCTTCACGAACATTAGCGACACGTTGACGGCGGAGGATTTGTTGAGCAACGGCACGCTCGTCATCGATCAGGCGATTGTTTAG
- a CDS encoding gamma-glutamylcyclotransferase family protein, which yields MSILYFAYGSNMLTERLRGRCPSAKPLGVAKAADRDLVFHKRSKKDGSGKATLTPGSGEAFGVLFELDPAEQPALDRAEGKGYGYERDDSFNVVLTATGKTVRAQTYLATANAMDTSLKPLDWYRAFVLAGATQHGLPAAWVDVIEKTGFDADTRTDQTDRDEAKAILSAAGFAHLLK from the coding sequence ATGTCGATTCTGTATTTCGCCTATGGCTCGAACATGCTGACCGAACGGCTCCGTGGCCGCTGTCCGAGCGCCAAGCCTCTCGGGGTAGCCAAGGCGGCAGACCGCGATCTGGTGTTCCATAAGCGCAGCAAGAAGGACGGTTCGGGCAAGGCCACACTCACTCCGGGAAGTGGCGAAGCGTTCGGCGTTCTGTTTGAACTGGACCCTGCGGAGCAGCCCGCTCTCGATAGAGCCGAAGGCAAAGGCTACGGCTATGAACGGGATGATAGCTTTAATGTTGTTTTGACCGCGACAGGAAAAACCGTGCGTGCTCAGACATATCTCGCGACAGCGAACGCTATGGATACCAGTCTCAAACCGCTCGACTGGTACAGAGCTTTTGTGCTGGCTGGCGCAACGCAGCATGGGCTTCCCGCCGCGTGGGTCGATGTGATTGAGAAGACCGGGTTTGATGCGGACACCCGGACGGATCAGACAGACCGTGACGAGGCGAAAGCCATCCTCAGCGCTGCTGGGTTTGCGCATCTATTGAAATAG
- a CDS encoding recombinase family protein: MRVAYARVSTEEQSLDLQIDALKRAGFDELFCDHGVSGVALERPGLQEALALLKEGDTLVVWRLDRLARSLRELTDLVWSLHDRNIGFHSLCEYIDVGSAFGEFTLHVLSAVAHFERALIVERTKAGMQAARERGVQFGRPPALSDEEVEEAVFLMSHGLSVEEAALQFGVGRSTLYRYLSSRSERSGSC; this comes from the coding sequence ATGCGTGTCGCATATGCTCGGGTAAGCACGGAAGAACAGTCACTTGATCTGCAAATCGATGCGCTCAAGCGGGCCGGGTTTGATGAGCTGTTTTGCGACCACGGCGTCAGCGGCGTTGCGCTTGAAAGACCGGGGCTGCAGGAAGCGTTGGCTCTCCTGAAGGAGGGTGACACGCTGGTTGTCTGGCGGCTTGATCGGCTAGCCCGGTCATTGCGAGAACTAACCGACCTGGTGTGGTCGCTTCACGACCGGAATATCGGCTTCCACTCTCTGTGCGAGTATATCGATGTCGGCTCTGCCTTCGGGGAGTTCACTCTGCACGTTCTGAGCGCGGTTGCCCATTTCGAACGCGCCTTGATTGTCGAACGGACCAAGGCCGGAATGCAGGCCGCAAGGGAGCGCGGTGTCCAGTTTGGCCGACCGCCTGCGTTGAGCGATGAAGAAGTGGAAGAAGCAGTGTTTTTGATGAGCCATGGCCTGAGCGTTGAGGAGGCTGCACTCCAATTCGGCGTCGGGCGATCTACGCTGTACCGCTATTTGTCGAGCCGCTCGGAACGCTCTGGCTCGTGTTAG
- a CDS encoding antirestriction protein: protein METSIITKTRVQEAERLGFLPRQAGADYLRFESLVFHIMDKASPDYSGGYWDFYSLSNGGFFIAPASDDRFAIHWDLNYFEGEMSAEAAGIAVCLLVLGNLSFESTNPQHMAEKFYALREFAADHAEASAIFGFID from the coding sequence ATGGAGACCTCCATCATCACCAAAACCCGCGTGCAGGAGGCCGAGCGTCTCGGCTTCCTGCCCCGGCAGGCCGGAGCCGACTATCTGCGATTTGAAAGCCTGGTCTTTCACATCATGGATAAAGCCTCTCCCGACTACAGCGGCGGCTACTGGGACTTCTACTCCCTCTCAAACGGGGGCTTCTTTATCGCCCCGGCATCGGATGATCGCTTTGCCATACATTGGGACCTCAACTACTTTGAGGGTGAGATGTCTGCTGAGGCCGCCGGGATAGCCGTTTGCCTGCTCGTATTGGGCAATCTCTCATTTGAGAGCACCAACCCTCAGCATATGGCGGAGAAATTCTACGCTCTGCGGGAGTTTGCCGCCGATCATGCCGAAGCATCGGCGATATTCGGATTTATCGACTAA
- a CDS encoding TraM recognition domain-containing protein, giving the protein MSARRGLQGVIPNGAVVALCACGWHVWNGSNLQLAAYGCAAVGAIAGLNALAALTNNAHDLNNIMRSTRTHTSHGGAASFMTIKEAEKAELCSGEGVILGIKDGKLLSDKKSVHGVWYAPSGKGKTTRSVLLAAARCMESGDWDIVITVDPKPELCVMLKGLCDKRKYQFYAINTSGRYEELVGPSARFNQCELIIRHAAQERRGLLETCTSLNAQLIKIDRKGEDKNIWWKRGGGTRITLPQAYFAVTDPSRCNYPDILAILEDPLAFEALLDEIAAREDLLHGDLARMARSIIALSVADPKNHATMIDEAITALQMFRQSGAIAPVCKDTNIDFSQPAMIVLSTDMNRVETQRQLTGLNILSIMRLIADMDRPLRVKVIYDEAAFAPMDNLNDMLVIARGAGVSFELYYQSEADARRVLGDEGFRSMMANCERKVWFGLTDGAEELSKTLGEVSTLKESWRSDGNDGMGVNRSHERERLMSAHEIRQLETGMGMAQIGNLKPVLFRTLSYAEIDPYKREIRHSPLEKGPLKLKTRVWLKK; this is encoded by the coding sequence ATGAGCGCGCGCCGTGGCCTTCAGGGGGTAATCCCCAATGGCGCTGTCGTCGCGCTGTGCGCCTGTGGGTGGCATGTTTGGAACGGCTCAAACCTCCAGCTTGCCGCCTATGGCTGCGCTGCGGTTGGGGCGATTGCAGGGCTGAACGCTCTGGCGGCCCTAACCAATAACGCACATGACCTGAATAACATTATGCGCAGCACGCGGACGCATACGAGTCACGGCGGCGCAGCGTCATTTATGACCATTAAGGAAGCCGAAAAGGCAGAGCTGTGCTCGGGTGAAGGTGTCATACTTGGCATCAAAGATGGCAAGCTACTCTCGGACAAGAAGAGCGTGCATGGGGTGTGGTACGCGCCCAGTGGCAAGGGTAAAACAACCCGATCTGTTCTTCTCGCGGCTGCCCGGTGCATGGAGTCCGGCGATTGGGACATTGTGATTACGGTCGATCCCAAGCCCGAGTTGTGTGTGATGCTCAAGGGCTTATGCGATAAGCGCAAATATCAATTTTACGCCATCAATACTTCGGGCCGTTATGAGGAACTGGTCGGCCCCAGCGCGCGGTTCAATCAATGTGAATTGATTATCCGTCACGCCGCGCAAGAGCGCAGAGGATTGCTGGAGACCTGCACCAGCCTCAATGCCCAACTCATCAAAATTGACCGCAAGGGTGAAGATAAGAACATCTGGTGGAAGCGCGGCGGCGGTACACGGATCACTCTGCCACAGGCTTACTTTGCAGTTACCGACCCAAGCCGCTGCAATTATCCTGACATTCTGGCCATACTGGAAGACCCGCTCGCATTCGAAGCACTGCTCGACGAGATCGCCGCGCGTGAAGATCTTTTGCACGGCGATCTGGCGCGTATGGCGCGCTCGATCATCGCCCTGAGCGTTGCCGATCCCAAGAACCATGCGACCATGATTGATGAAGCCATCACGGCCCTGCAGATGTTCCGCCAGTCGGGGGCCATTGCGCCTGTGTGCAAAGATACGAACATCGATTTCTCGCAGCCCGCGATGATCGTGCTGTCTACAGACATGAACCGCGTGGAAACCCAGCGGCAACTGACCGGGCTGAACATACTCTCCATCATGAGGCTGATCGCCGATATGGACCGCCCCCTGCGCGTGAAGGTGATCTATGATGAGGCTGCTTTTGCGCCCATGGACAACCTCAACGACATGCTGGTGATTGCACGCGGTGCGGGCGTGTCGTTTGAGTTGTACTACCAGTCCGAGGCCGATGCCCGGCGTGTTCTGGGGGATGAAGGCTTCCGTTCGATGATGGCCAATTGCGAGCGCAAAGTCTGGTTTGGTCTGACAGACGGCGCTGAGGAGCTTTCCAAGACTCTCGGCGAGGTCTCCACGCTCAAAGAGTCCTGGCGCAGCGATGGCAATGACGGCATGGGCGTCAATCGTTCGCACGAGCGCGAGCGGCTGATGTCCGCACATGAAATTCGCCAGTTGGAAACCGGGATGGGCATGGCCCAGATCGGCAATCTCAAGCCTGTCCTGTTCCGAACACTGAGCTATGCCGAAATCGATCCCTATAAAAGAGAGATCAGGCATTCGCCGCTCGAAAAAGGGCCTCTTAAACTCAAGACGCGCGTGTGGCTGAAAAAATGA
- a CDS encoding cytochrome P450 encodes MTLSLSSQAYLAAPHETLAALVAGNAWFRTKMPILGQVDLVTRHAAIHAVLKDKDRFVVDARHAGHKSPFGMPLLPKSLKIMADNVLSMDDPDHARLRRLADAPFRRAAILTQRRKIVAYAHELLDLMETDGNTDLVSGFCRPLPLKVIYGLLGFRPETEAKLSRTLSNLTATDSPLTMLWGLFRLGHIQDMLREEFRALHAEPREGLVSELVHAEADGQKMSENELLAMVFVLFVAGHETTTHLLSSGVWTLLSQPGAADAVRSMDEEARLIAVDELMRYCTPVQMTKPRFVKEDMEFEGRALKRGDRVFGFLAAGNMDPAEFDDPLTLDLARRPNRHVGFGSGPHVCLGIHLARLEGEAALDVLLNRYPGLAIEGAADNVKWISRAGLRGLKRLPLALR; translated from the coding sequence GTGACGCTTTCCCTCTCATCGCAGGCCTATCTTGCGGCCCCGCATGAGACTTTGGCGGCCCTTGTGGCGGGCAATGCCTGGTTCCGCACGAAAATGCCGATTCTGGGCCAGGTCGACCTTGTGACCCGCCACGCGGCCATCCATGCTGTACTGAAGGACAAGGACCGGTTTGTCGTGGATGCCCGCCATGCCGGGCATAAATCGCCGTTCGGCATGCCGCTGCTGCCGAAGTCCCTGAAGATCATGGCCGACAATGTCCTCTCCATGGACGATCCGGACCATGCGCGCCTGCGCCGTCTCGCCGACGCCCCGTTCCGCCGGGCTGCGATCCTGACCCAGCGCCGAAAGATTGTGGCCTATGCGCATGAACTGCTGGACCTGATGGAAACGGATGGGAACACGGATCTTGTCTCCGGCTTCTGCCGTCCGCTGCCGCTGAAAGTGATCTATGGCTTGCTCGGCTTCCGGCCGGAGACCGAGGCAAAGCTGTCCCGCACGCTCAGCAATCTTACCGCCACAGATTCACCGCTGACCATGTTGTGGGGCCTGTTCCGGCTGGGCCACATCCAGGACATGCTGCGGGAAGAGTTCCGTGCTCTGCATGCCGAGCCGCGCGAGGGCCTCGTGTCGGAACTCGTCCATGCCGAGGCGGACGGCCAGAAGATGAGCGAAAACGAGCTGTTGGCCATGGTCTTCGTCCTGTTCGTTGCGGGGCACGAGACGACGACGCACCTCCTGTCCTCCGGCGTCTGGACGCTGCTCAGCCAGCCCGGCGCCGCCGATGCCGTTCGTTCCATGGATGAAGAGGCCCGCCTCATCGCTGTGGACGAGCTGATGCGTTACTGCACGCCGGTGCAGATGACCAAGCCGCGCTTCGTAAAAGAGGACATGGAGTTCGAGGGCAGGGCGTTGAAACGCGGCGACCGCGTCTTCGGCTTCCTCGCCGCGGGAAACATGGACCCGGCCGAGTTTGACGACCCGCTGACGCTGGACCTCGCCCGCCGGCCGAACCGCCATGTCGGCTTTGGCTCCGGTCCGCATGTCTGCCTCGGCATCCACCTCGCCCGGCTGGAAGGAGAGGCGGCGTTGGACGTGCTGCTCAACCGTTATCCGGGCCTCGCCATCGAGGGCGCCGCCGACAATGTGAAATGGATCTCCCGCGCCGGCCTGAGGGGGCTGAAGCGGTTGCCATTGGCGCTCCGCTGA
- the murA gene encoding UDP-N-acetylglucosamine 1-carboxyvinyltransferase yields the protein MDRLVIQGGHKLNGHIPISGAKNSALKLMVACLLTDQPITLTNMPSLADTRFLAQLLETLGVEVYWPKGESTCHLNAAELKSTIAPYDQVRKMRASFNVLGPLIARSGHATVSLPGGCAIGARPVDLHLQALEAMGADLKVEQGYVKAAAIHGLKGAHINFSMPSVGATEHAMLTATLAKGETILENAAREPEIEDLAACLNSMGADITGAGTSVIRIKGVESLKGTTHPVMADRIEAGTYAIAAAAAGGDVTLDGCPVEALGAMIAKLREAGVTVDGDEAAHTLRIRRNGTHLKAVNLSTQPHPGFPTDLQAQFMALMAIADGTSVIRETIFENRFMHAPELSRLGADITVRGQEAIVKGVPQLTAAPVMATDLRASVSLVIAGLAAEGETVVNRIYHLDRGFERLEEKLTACGAQIERRSEEEE from the coding sequence ATGGACAGACTCGTTATTCAAGGTGGCCACAAGCTGAATGGCCATATCCCGATCTCCGGCGCGAAGAATTCGGCGCTGAAGCTCATGGTCGCCTGCCTGCTGACAGACCAGCCGATCACGCTCACCAACATGCCGAGCCTGGCAGACACGCGCTTTCTGGCGCAGCTGCTGGAGACGCTTGGCGTGGAAGTCTACTGGCCGAAGGGCGAGTCGACATGCCACCTCAACGCCGCCGAGCTGAAAAGCACGATCGCGCCCTATGACCAGGTGCGGAAGATGCGGGCGAGCTTCAACGTGCTGGGCCCGCTGATCGCGCGCTCCGGCCACGCCACCGTGTCACTGCCCGGCGGCTGCGCCATCGGCGCCCGCCCGGTCGACCTCCACCTGCAGGCGCTGGAAGCCATGGGCGCGGACCTGAAAGTCGAGCAGGGTTATGTGAAGGCCGCCGCCATCCATGGCCTGAAGGGCGCGCACATCAACTTCTCCATGCCGAGCGTGGGGGCGACCGAGCACGCCATGCTGACCGCCACGCTGGCCAAGGGGGAGACCATCCTCGAAAACGCCGCGCGCGAGCCCGAGATTGAAGACCTGGCCGCCTGTCTGAATTCCATGGGCGCGGACATTACCGGCGCGGGCACATCTGTCATCCGCATCAAAGGCGTAGAGAGCCTGAAAGGAACGACCCATCCGGTCATGGCCGACCGGATCGAGGCCGGCACCTATGCCATCGCCGCGGCCGCTGCGGGCGGGGACGTCACGCTGGACGGCTGCCCGGTCGAGGCGCTGGGCGCCATGATCGCCAAGCTGCGCGAGGCGGGCGTCACGGTCGACGGCGACGAAGCCGCCCACACTCTGCGCATTCGCCGCAATGGCACGCACCTGAAGGCCGTGAACCTGTCGACCCAGCCGCACCCCGGCTTCCCGACGGATCTACAGGCCCAGTTCATGGCCCTGATGGCGATTGCCGACGGCACCAGCGTCATCCGCGAAACGATCTTCGAGAACCGCTTCATGCACGCGCCGGAGCTTTCCCGCCTCGGTGCGGACATCACCGTGCGCGGGCAGGAAGCCATTGTGAAAGGCGTGCCGCAACTGACGGCAGCGCCCGTCATGGCGACAGACCTGCGCGCATCGGTCTCTCTGGTGATTGCGGGGCTTGCGGCAG